Proteins encoded in a region of the Psychromicrobium lacuslunae genome:
- a CDS encoding oxygenase MpaB family protein gives MEELNRRNLLRAGGAAGTVGALSLATAANAWSWSPTGSVVGSGTGADPRWVWDDEADPVVAGLISRGETAKVNALLATWKKNNQPLPDGLPKDLHDFIEKARQLPSWYDQAKIDDGFKLTHDRGQYIILLYILASGMISTAIPREARSVYWSKGGADLKDRIAKTTKLGYWIQQPNNYKPDGEMIVTTVKTRLVHAAVRHLLPQSPMWKAGASEQIPISQADILVTWHSLPTNVMQKLAAWKIKIPASQSAGFLHTWQVTAHMLGVKDEYIPATWDQANAQSKQVLDPILAATPEGIKLADELVRLGAELDGSIITRPFLNAMTRYTLGDKICDMMKIPRDFVWDSFVKAAFPAYLAFREAALPLPLAPQGYYLFDTLTREAINLFLGEGKPIIIDIPDINRPS, from the coding sequence ATGGAGGAACTCAATAGGCGCAATTTACTGCGTGCTGGCGGAGCTGCTGGAACGGTGGGAGCCCTGAGCCTCGCCACCGCCGCCAATGCCTGGTCGTGGTCGCCCACCGGTTCAGTGGTTGGCTCCGGGACCGGGGCAGATCCGCGATGGGTCTGGGATGACGAAGCCGACCCGGTGGTGGCCGGGCTAATTTCTCGTGGTGAGACCGCCAAGGTCAATGCGTTACTGGCGACCTGGAAGAAGAACAATCAGCCGTTGCCGGATGGACTGCCTAAAGACTTGCACGATTTCATTGAAAAGGCCCGCCAGCTGCCGTCTTGGTATGACCAGGCCAAGATCGATGACGGCTTCAAGCTCACCCATGACCGCGGCCAGTACATCATCCTGTTATACATTCTGGCCAGCGGCATGATCAGTACCGCGATTCCACGGGAGGCCAGGTCGGTCTACTGGTCTAAAGGTGGGGCCGATCTGAAGGATCGGATTGCCAAGACCACCAAGCTCGGCTACTGGATCCAACAACCGAATAACTACAAGCCCGATGGCGAAATGATCGTTACCACGGTGAAAACCCGTTTGGTGCATGCTGCGGTGCGACACTTGCTGCCGCAATCGCCGATGTGGAAGGCGGGCGCGAGCGAACAGATTCCGATTAGCCAGGCCGATATTCTGGTGACCTGGCACAGTCTGCCGACCAATGTGATGCAGAAGCTCGCGGCCTGGAAGATCAAGATTCCGGCCAGCCAGTCGGCCGGCTTCCTGCATACCTGGCAGGTCACGGCGCATATGCTCGGCGTCAAGGACGAATACATTCCGGCCACCTGGGACCAGGCCAATGCGCAGTCGAAGCAGGTGCTTGACCCGATCTTGGCGGCCACCCCGGAGGGCATTAAGCTGGCGGATGAGCTGGTCCGGCTGGGCGCGGAGCTTGATGGCAGCATCATCACCCGGCCCTTCCTGAACGCGATGACTCGTTACACCTTGGGTGACAAGATCTGCGACATGATGAAGATCCCGCGTGACTTCGTCTGGGATTCCTTTGTGAAGGCGGCATTCCCGGCCTATCTCGCCTTCCGCGAAGCGGCTCTGCCGTTGCCGTTGGCACCGCAGGGATATTACCTCTTCGACACGCTGACTCGGGAGGCGATTAACCTGTTCCTCGGCGAAGGGAAGCCGATCATCATTGATATCCCGGATATCAACCGGCCGTCCTAG
- a CDS encoding SDR family NAD(P)-dependent oxidoreductase — MSPNTQRALITGATAGLGAEFAQQLAAKHYQLVLVARNTERLEAKAVRLRQDFGVEVEVISADLQDQRGIDLVVKRLERTVQPVTTLVNNAGFGLTKSFEENTVQEESDHLQLLVTTPMLLMHAAIPGMLARGEGKIINVASVAGFIPRASYGACKAWLISFSRWANVHYSARGVGVTAVCPGFVHTEFHQRMNASTSGIPNWMWLNPDRVVREGLADAAAGKSVSVPSKRYKALTFFSKFSSDKLGAFAGKRGR, encoded by the coding sequence ATGTCTCCAAACACTCAGCGAGCTCTGATCACCGGCGCGACTGCAGGACTGGGTGCAGAATTCGCCCAGCAGCTCGCCGCCAAGCACTATCAACTGGTTTTAGTCGCCCGGAATACTGAGCGGCTAGAGGCCAAAGCGGTGCGGTTACGCCAGGACTTTGGCGTTGAAGTTGAAGTTATTTCTGCTGATTTGCAGGATCAGCGAGGGATCGACTTGGTGGTGAAACGACTCGAGCGAACAGTGCAGCCAGTGACCACGCTGGTCAATAATGCCGGTTTCGGGCTGACCAAGTCTTTTGAAGAGAACACCGTGCAGGAAGAATCCGACCATTTACAGTTATTGGTCACCACCCCGATGCTGCTGATGCATGCTGCCATCCCCGGTATGCTGGCCCGTGGTGAAGGGAAAATCATTAACGTTGCCAGTGTTGCCGGATTTATCCCGCGGGCCAGCTATGGTGCCTGTAAAGCCTGGCTGATCAGCTTTAGTCGCTGGGCCAATGTGCATTACAGCGCTCGCGGAGTAGGGGTGACGGCTGTTTGCCCGGGCTTCGTGCACACCGAGTTCCACCAGCGGATGAATGCATCCACTTCCGGAATCCCGAATTGGATGTGGTTGAATCCGGATCGGGTGGTCCGCGAGGGGTTGGCCGACGCGGCCGCAGGAAAATCGGTCAGTGTGCCGTCCAAGCGATATAAAGCGCTGACATTCTTTAGCAAGTTTAGTTCTGATAAGTTGGGTGCTTTCGCGGGTAAACGCGGTCGCTGA
- a CDS encoding MGH1-like glycoside hydrolase domain-containing protein, protein MSVERARLSESQQMNDPWRRWGPYLSARQWGTVREDYSADGNAWGYLPFDQAHQRAYRWGEDGLAGLSDDQGILNLSVALWNGQDDRLKERLFGLTNEQGNHGEDVKEYWWPLDATPTHSWAQWLYRYPQAAFPYQELLSANAQRDRQQPEYELSDTGILAENRFFDVVVSHAKASPDDICLTVTATNHGPVAAPLDILPQLWFRNTWAWQQGAQPPQLRRVDAPELEQANLRAVRAEHRLLGRYFLAAEGAPEVLVCDNETDARALFGSENRSAYPKDGVNRAVVHADYTALNPAGTGTKAAFHYHFDAVAPGASVTIKLRLTNDELADAPFGANFDSVVADRRRESDEFYAEVIPDQAAPADALTARRAFAGLLWGKQLYRFNVARWLDGDSDQPTPPTSRRSIRNAAWRNLDLADVISMPDEWEYPWFASWDLAFHTVPLAHIDPDFAKAQLILLCREWAMHPNGQLPAYEWEFSDVNPPVHAWAVWQVYQISGAEDLNFLRRVFAKLLLNFSWWVNRKDADGSNLFEGGFLGMDNISVFDRSKDVPAGFRLEQSDATSWMAFYCLGMLRISLELARTEPGWQDMATKFLEHFLALAEAMDSFGSGGVQLWDEADGFFYDVLVANDGELREPVRVRSMVGLLPMIAVAIAPDWVEQELPEFSARVRWVQRHRPELAEALISSYEQDSGAPRRSLSVLNAARLERLLGRLLDEEEFLSPHGIRSLSAAYREGGTVRLAERELSIRYLPGESDSGLFGGNSNWRGPVWFPVNLLLIDALDDHARGVGSALHPEGKRLSEVAEDLRQRLISLFRPDSRGRRPGQPRDFGDGALWDHPTFSEYFDGDSGIGLGASHQTGWTAVVAHLICRRRP, encoded by the coding sequence ATGAGCGTAGAGCGGGCACGACTGAGTGAATCTCAGCAGATGAACGATCCCTGGCGGCGTTGGGGGCCTTATCTCTCGGCGCGGCAGTGGGGCACAGTGCGTGAAGATTACTCTGCGGACGGCAACGCCTGGGGCTATTTGCCCTTTGATCAGGCGCATCAGCGGGCCTATCGCTGGGGTGAGGATGGCTTGGCCGGCCTGTCCGACGATCAGGGCATCTTGAATCTTTCGGTGGCGTTGTGGAACGGTCAGGATGATCGACTCAAGGAACGGCTCTTCGGGCTGACCAATGAGCAGGGTAACCACGGCGAGGATGTTAAGGAATATTGGTGGCCGCTGGATGCCACCCCGACGCATTCCTGGGCGCAATGGCTTTACCGCTACCCGCAAGCGGCTTTTCCTTATCAAGAGCTCCTGAGCGCCAATGCGCAGCGCGATCGTCAGCAACCGGAATACGAGCTCTCCGACACCGGGATACTCGCCGAGAACCGGTTTTTCGATGTCGTGGTGAGCCATGCCAAGGCTTCCCCAGACGATATTTGCCTCACCGTAACCGCCACTAATCACGGACCGGTGGCTGCACCGCTAGATATTCTGCCGCAGCTTTGGTTCCGGAACACCTGGGCCTGGCAGCAAGGTGCCCAGCCGCCACAGTTACGCAGAGTGGATGCACCCGAACTGGAGCAGGCTAACCTGCGTGCGGTGCGCGCCGAACATCGATTGCTGGGTCGCTATTTCCTGGCGGCAGAAGGCGCGCCGGAGGTACTGGTCTGCGATAACGAGACTGATGCCCGGGCTCTCTTCGGCTCGGAGAACCGCTCGGCGTATCCCAAGGACGGGGTCAACCGAGCCGTTGTGCACGCGGATTACACCGCTTTGAACCCGGCCGGAACCGGTACCAAAGCGGCCTTTCACTACCATTTCGACGCGGTAGCACCTGGTGCGAGTGTCACCATTAAGTTGCGGCTAACTAATGACGAGTTGGCCGATGCACCCTTTGGGGCAAACTTTGACAGTGTCGTCGCCGATCGACGCCGGGAATCCGATGAGTTTTATGCTGAGGTGATCCCGGACCAGGCTGCACCCGCAGACGCCCTGACCGCGCGCCGCGCTTTTGCCGGTCTGCTGTGGGGCAAGCAGCTCTATCGCTTCAATGTGGCCCGTTGGCTGGACGGCGATTCCGATCAGCCCACCCCGCCGACCTCACGCCGGAGTATTCGTAATGCGGCCTGGCGAAACCTCGACTTGGCGGATGTCATCTCGATGCCCGACGAATGGGAGTACCCCTGGTTCGCCTCCTGGGACCTGGCCTTTCACACCGTGCCGCTGGCGCATATTGATCCCGACTTCGCCAAGGCACAGTTGATTCTGCTCTGCCGGGAATGGGCGATGCATCCCAATGGGCAGCTTCCCGCTTATGAATGGGAGTTCAGCGACGTCAATCCGCCGGTACATGCTTGGGCGGTCTGGCAGGTCTATCAAATTTCTGGGGCGGAAGACCTCAACTTTCTGCGCCGGGTTTTCGCCAAGTTACTGCTGAATTTTTCCTGGTGGGTGAACCGCAAAGACGCCGATGGTTCCAACCTCTTTGAAGGCGGTTTTCTCGGGATGGACAATATTTCGGTTTTCGACCGTTCCAAGGATGTGCCCGCCGGCTTCAGGCTGGAGCAATCTGATGCCACCAGCTGGATGGCCTTTTACTGCCTTGGCATGCTGCGAATCTCGCTGGAGTTGGCACGCACAGAGCCCGGCTGGCAAGATATGGCGACTAAGTTCCTAGAACATTTCCTGGCTCTGGCAGAAGCGATGGACAGCTTCGGTTCCGGCGGCGTGCAACTCTGGGATGAGGCGGACGGGTTTTTCTACGATGTTCTGGTCGCTAACGACGGTGAGCTGCGCGAGCCGGTACGGGTGCGCTCGATGGTCGGACTGCTGCCAATGATTGCGGTGGCGATAGCGCCAGACTGGGTGGAGCAAGAACTTCCTGAGTTTTCAGCCCGAGTGCGCTGGGTGCAGCGGCATCGGCCCGAATTAGCAGAGGCATTGATCAGCAGTTACGAACAGGACTCTGGGGCGCCGCGGCGAAGTCTTTCAGTATTGAACGCCGCACGTTTGGAGCGCTTACTGGGTAGGCTATTGGATGAGGAAGAGTTCCTTTCACCCCATGGCATCCGTTCGCTTTCTGCCGCTTACCGGGAAGGCGGAACGGTGCGGCTCGCGGAACGGGAGTTGAGCATTCGCTACCTCCCCGGCGAGTCTGATTCCGGCCTATTCGGTGGCAATTCTAACTGGCGCGGCCCGGTTTGGTTCCCGGTCAATCTGCTGCTGATCGATGCATTGGATGATCACGCAAGGGGAGTGGGCTCGGCGCTGCATCCCGAGGGAAAGCGACTCTCCGAGGTGGCTGAGGATTTGCGGCAGAGACTAATTTCCTTGTTCCGGCCGGATTCCCGGGGTCGCCGGCCAGGGCAGCCTCGGGATTTTGGCGACGGTGCGTTGTGGGACCACCCCACCTTTAGCGAATACTTCGACGGCGATAGTGGCATTGGCTTAGGAGCTTCGCACCAAACCGGTTGGACAGCCGTGGTGGCGCACTTAATCTGTCGACGGAGGCCTTAG
- a CDS encoding TetR/AcrR family transcriptional regulator: MRHTEAQGLPMINYLSASAMEAMVSSLLPDRDALAAPGTLFERAWADLVERADEADETTTRVLDAALEEFCTIGIQRTTMEGIARRAGVSRITVYRRFANKDVMIERVVRREFRRYFEQFLLEVAGADSVAERVVIAFVSSVRAIRSNRLIGGQLSAEPGSVLPSLIGDGGQTYAAVCQFVAGQLRREQRAGNVSGELNVDLVAEMMVRLTASFLLLPHLTLDLDGEQELREVAERFLVPMLQIN, encoded by the coding sequence ATGCGTCACACCGAGGCGCAAGGATTGCCGATGATAAACTACCTTTCCGCGAGCGCAATGGAGGCGATGGTGAGTTCACTTCTCCCGGACCGAGACGCGCTAGCTGCGCCCGGAACCCTCTTCGAACGAGCCTGGGCGGATCTGGTCGAGCGAGCCGATGAGGCGGACGAAACCACCACTCGAGTGCTTGACGCCGCACTAGAAGAGTTCTGCACGATCGGCATTCAGCGCACCACCATGGAAGGCATTGCCCGGCGCGCAGGAGTCTCCCGAATTACCGTCTACCGACGGTTCGCGAACAAAGACGTGATGATCGAGCGCGTGGTACGCCGGGAATTCCGGCGCTACTTTGAACAATTCTTGCTTGAGGTGGCTGGCGCCGATTCGGTGGCCGAGCGCGTGGTGATTGCCTTCGTCAGCTCGGTGCGAGCCATCCGTAGCAATCGACTGATTGGCGGACAACTGAGCGCCGAGCCAGGTTCGGTGCTTCCTTCGCTGATTGGCGATGGCGGCCAAACCTATGCCGCGGTCTGCCAATTCGTCGCTGGTCAGCTACGCCGCGAACAGCGGGCCGGAAATGTTTCCGGTGAGCTCAACGTCGACTTGGTCGCCGAGATGATGGTGCGACTGACCGCCTCGTTTCTACTGCTACCGCACCTCACCTTGGATCTTGATGGCGAGCAGGAACTCCGGGAGGTTGCCGAGCGATTCCTGGTGCCAATGCTGCAAATAAACTAG